A stretch of the Vitis vinifera cultivar Pinot Noir 40024 chromosome 16, ASM3070453v1 genome encodes the following:
- the LOC100259268 gene encoding uncharacterized protein LOC100259268: MSGEKSYIRTCQIPNEFYQERRENAINEPSLIQKSSTTVSSSSEHSKKIDSSVDNCITNVIPSESNLASVGRAADKGACSLNTRETSDVTMRIAMDIRKDGSTPSNVLNPIDFAQFLKEGYHKTLELGGCRELAEVVTDDVNSSGSHSERENPEEDDEENNEMLGGIFAFSEEG, encoded by the exons ATGAGCGGTGAGAAGTCTTATATACGCACTTGCCAGATTCCAAATGAGTTTTATCAGGAAAGAAGAGAGAATGCTATCAATGAGCCTTCATTGATTCAGAAATCCTCAACAACTGTATCTTCATCTTCTGAACATTCGAAGAAAATTGATTCTAGTGTTGACAACTGTATTACCAATGTTATACCATCAGAGAGTAACTTGGCTTCTGTTGGAAGAGCTGCTGATAAAGGAGCATGCTCTTTAAACACCAGAGAAACTAGTGATGTCACAATGCGAATTGCTATGGATATTCGTAAAGACGGGTCTACACCTTCAAATGTGCTCAATCCAATAGATTTTGCACAGTTCCTTAAAGAGGGTTACCACAAAACATTGGAGCTTGGCGGATGCCGTGAGTTAGCTGAAGTTGTAACTGATGATGTAAACAGTAGCGGCAGCCACAGTGAGAGGGAAAACCCTGAGGAGGATGATGAAGAGAACAATGAAATGCTTGGTGGCATATTTGCCTTTTCTGAAGAAG GTTGA
- the LOC100247587 gene encoding rust resistance kinase Lr10-like has translation MPQTKEASLSASEFMMLRQAKLVGVGLITLLHVRFLSFCAATENQPCRPSSCGDIQNISNPFRLKGDPLGCGHPDPAYELACENSRTILYGKYHVAEINYDNYTIRVVVVGLEKSNCFSLPLYSLTADHLDGYKYPDELDTVVLMNCARPIFDQYYIPIVPCNRTDATFSSSQPYAYALAGRYMHVRDLAYSCTIGLTVVTGNFMAVSEPSNLLRSDLQEKLLMGLQLSFLRSRCHECEAKGRRCMPNFSNNTIQCLDDDGRNWLNKLKNVLRPVIAFFVNTLRSPYTTQGREDAFDQSGFSGTIIAIGTALIVPSIIFHDLQIELFIIMNKLGQGGFGSVYKGILQSGRIVAVKVLVMSKANGQDFINEIATIGRIHHVNIVQLVGFCVEGSKWALIYDFMPNGSLDKFIFLKGEKHIPLSWDRLYKIELGVGRGIEYLHQGCDMQILHFDIKPHNILLDEDFTPKVSDFGLAKLYSTNESVVSLTAARGTLGYIAPELFYKNVGHVSYKADVYSFGMLLMEMVGKQRHFSRHQEEDLSELFFPSWIYDRIEQGEDMEMGDVTEDEKKYIWKMVIVALWCVQMKPMDRPSMSKALDMLEGDVELLQLPPKPTLYSHEISALDRENKPMGVPISSHNASITISLDGR, from the exons ATGCCCCAAACCAAAGAAGCGTCTCTCTCTGCATCTGAATTTATGATGCTGAGACAAGCAAAACTTGTGGGAGTAGGCCTCATAACACTCCTCCATGTccgttttctttcattttgcgCTGCTACTGAAAATCAGCCCTGCAGGCCCTCTTCTTGCGGAGATATTCAAAACATCAGCAACCCATTTCGATTAAAAGGTGACCCGCTTGGCTGTGGTCATCCTGATCCTGCATACGAATTGGCTTGTGAAAACAGCCGTACAATTTTATATGGGAAATACCATGTTGCGGAGATCAACTACGATAACTATACCATCAGAGTTGTAGTTGTTGGGCTAGAGAAGAGCAACTGTTTCTCCCTTCCTCTCTATTCCTTGACAGCAGATCATCTAGATGGATATAAATATCCTGATGAACTGGATACTGTAGTTTTGATGAACTGCGCAAGACCAATCTTTGATCAATACTACATTCCTATTGTTCCCTGCAACCGCACCGATGCTACTTTCTCTTCCTCACAACCATATGCTTATGCGCTAGCTGGACGCTACATGCATGTGAGAGATCTTGCATATTCGTGCACCATTGGCTTGACTGTTGTCACTGGCAATTTCATGGCTGTGTCAGAGCCCAGCAATCTTTTAAGATCAGATTTGCAAGAAAAGCTGCTTATGGGGCTCCAGCTTTCATTTTTGCGCTCTCGCTGCCATGAATGCGAAGCAAAAGGCAGACGGTGCATGCCAAATTTCAGCAACAACACTATACAATGCCTTGATGATGATGGAAGAAACT GGCTTAATAAGTTGAAAAATGTACTGAGGCCAGTGATCGCGTTTTTTG TTAATACACTTAGAAGTCCCTATACAACCCAAG GACGTGAAGATGCTTTTGACCAATCTGGGTTTTCTGGGACCATTATTGCAATTGGTACGGCTTTGATAGTTCCTTCCATCATCTTCCATGATTTACAAATTGAACTTTTCATCATCAT GAATAAGTTAGGCCAAGGAGGCTTTGGCTCTGTGTACAAAGGAATACTTCAAAGTGGCCGCATTGTAGCAGTAAAAGTATTGGTCATGTCAAAAGCCAATGGACAAGATTTTATCAATGAAATCGCCACAATTGGAAGGATTCACCATGTTAATATAGTACAACTTGTTGGATTTTGTGTAGAAGGATCAAAATGGGCCCTTATATATGACTTTATGCCAAATGGATCACTTGATAAGTTTATCTTCCTTAAAGGAGAAAAACACATTCCTTTAAGTTGGGACAGATTGTACAAAATTGAACTTGGAGTAGGGCGTGGGATTGAATACTTACATCAAGGGTGTGACATGCAAATTCTGcattttgatatcaagccacacaatattcttttggatgaAGACTTTACACCAAAAGTTTCGGATTTTGGCCTTGCAAAATTGTATTCAACAAATGAAAGTGTTGTATCTCTCACTGCAGCTCGAGGAACATTAGGATACATTGCTCCagagttgttttataaaaacgtTGGACATGTGTCGTATAAGgctgatgtttatagttttggaatgttgttgaTGGAAATGGTGGGAAAACAAAGGCATTTTAGTAGACATCAAGAGGAAGATCTAAGTGAATTATTCTTCCCATCATGGATTTATGATCGAATTGAACAAGGAGAAGATATGGAAATGGGAGATGTCACAGAggatgaaaagaaatatatatggaaGATGGTCATAGTTGCATTGTGGTGTGTGCAAATGAAGCCCATGGACCGTCCTTCTATGAGCAAAGCACTCGACATGTTAGAAGGTGATGTTGAACTATTGCAACTACCTCCTAAACCTACCTTATATTCTCATGAAATATCAGCTTTGGATCGGGAGAATAAACCAATGGGGGTTCCAATTTCCTCACATAATGCAAGTATTACAATTAGCTTAGATGGGAGATAA